One Dromiciops gliroides isolate mDroGli1 chromosome 3, mDroGli1.pri, whole genome shotgun sequence DNA segment encodes these proteins:
- the C3H3orf80 gene encoding uncharacterized membrane protein C3orf80 homolog: protein MWSPWAAAGFGGPGASSLLPLLLPLLLPPSQGWSCGGLTCGDKERCCDFGNVTYTEVKCCKLPFHTFLDNVGWFVRKLSGLLILLVLFAIGYFLQRIICPSPRRYNRRQPAQPQQQQQPPQQLAAAPGGRRPQPDDAPALLHETAATSQDSLLDSSSSSGRWGASSEHELHAVSSPLFLQLPSYEEVKYLPTYEESILLQEQPPPSPKDFVLPVAVLDQPRGGDPGRAQGRYPLI from the coding sequence ATGTGGTCGCCCTGGGCAGCGGCAGGATTCGGGGGGCCCGGCGCCTCCTcactgctgccgctgctgctgccgctgctgctacCGCCTTCGCAGGGCTGGAGTTGCGGGGGCCTGACCTGCGGGGACAAGGAGCGCTGCTGCGACTTCGGCAATGTCACGTACACGGAGGTCAAGTGCTGCAAGCTGCCCTTTCACACGTTCCTGGACAACGTGGGCTGGTTCGTGAGGAAGCTCTCGGGGCTCCTCATCCTGCTCGTGCTCTTCGCCATTGGCTACTTCCTGCAGAGGATCATCTGCCCGAGCCCCCGCAGGTACAACCGGCGCCAGCCGGCccagccgcagcagcagcagcagccccccCAGCAGCTGGCGGCCGCTCCGGGAGGCCGGCGACCGCAGCCGGACGACGCCCCGGCGCTGCTCCACGAGACTGCTGCCACGTCTCAGGACTCGTTGctggacagcagcagcagcagcggacGCTGGGGCGCCTCGTCCGAGCACGAGCTGCACGCCGTGTCCTCACCCCTCTTCCTGCAGCTACCCAGCTACGAGGAGGTCAAATACCTGCCCACCTACGAGGAGTCCATCCTGCTGCAGGAGCAGCCGCCGCCCAGCCCCAAGGACTTCGTCTTGCCCGTGGCCGTACTGGACCAGCCCCGAGGGGGCGACCCGGGCCGTGCCCAGGGAAGATACCCGCTCATCTGA